A genomic stretch from Harpia harpyja isolate bHarHar1 chromosome 20, bHarHar1 primary haplotype, whole genome shotgun sequence includes:
- the MFAP3 gene encoding microfibril-associated glycoprotein 3 → MKLSYCLLILTVSADLSIGFTPENVAFNRTVAFGSFNASLHTVSQALVSSPAHHDIIAKEGTSILIECRLNISQYEYILWYNSRGHLLEQKDEGGRWRIADNSLNITKVNFADRGRYTCAGVNRNDTLYYTVTLRVIFTSGDMSIYYMIVCLVAFAITLVLNITRLCMMSSHLRKTEKAINEFFRTEGAEKLQKAFEIAKRIPIITSAKTLELAKVTQFKTMEFARYIEELARSIPLPPLILNCRAFMEEIFEAVRVDDPDEVGEEEKQTQTCGTQAAIYPINPEIKRSDSPAGDSDDGSMNEQGQEIAVQVSIHPQSEVQSIDTVSHDSCQFAPSEEGTC, encoded by the exons ATGAAGCTCAGCTATTGCCTGTTAATTTTGACTGTTAGTGCTGATCTTTCAATTGGATTTACACCAGAAAATGTAGCTTTTAACAGGACAGTTGCTTTTGGGTCTTTCAATGCATCACTTCATACAGTGTCTCAAGCTTTAGTAAGTTCTCCAGCACACCATGATATCATAGCCAAAGAGGGGACCAGTATTTTAATTGAATGTAGACTGAACATCAGCCAGTATGAATATATTCTTTGGTATAACTCCAGAGGACATCTGCTTGAACAGAAAGATGAAG GTGGCCGGTGGAGGATTGCCGATAATTCCCTTAACATCACAAAGGTCAACTTTGCTGACCGGGGGCGATATACATGTGCAGGTGTTAATCGTAATGACACCTTGTATTACACAGTCACCCTGAGGGTTATCTTCACCTCAGGAGACATGAGTATTTACTACATGATTGTGTGCCTCGTTGCCTTTGCTATCACCCTCGTTTTAAACATAACCCGTCTGTGCATGATGAGCAGTCACCTCCGCAAAACAGAGAAGGCTATCAATGAATTCTTCAGGACCGAAGGGGCTGAGAAGCTTCAGAAGGCTTTTGAGATAGCCAAGCGTATCCCTATCATTACATCTGCCAAAACACTAGAGTTGGCCAAAGTCACTCAGTTTAAGACCATGGAGTTTGCTCGGTACATTGAAGAGCTTGCCAGAAGCATTCCCCTTCCACCTCTGATCCTTAACTGCCGGGCGTTCATGGAGGAGATCTTTGAGGCTGTGCGAGTTGACGATCCCGATGAAGTtggtgaggaggaaaaacagacCCAAACCTGCGGTACCCAAGCTGCGATATACCCCATCAACCCGGAGATCAAGCGCAGCGATTCACCAGCCGGGGATTCAGACGATGGGTCCATGAATGAGCAAGGTCAAGAGATAGCCGTTCAGGTGTCCATTCACCCACAGTCAGAAGTGCAGAGCATTGACACTGTTTCTCACGACAGCTGCCAGTTTGCGCCTTCTGAGGAAGGCACCTGCTGA